AAGACTGTGTACCCATCAAGCGTTTTTCTTCCGGGTAGAAACGTTAGTTCGATTATAAATGTAAATCCGGCGACTTTTCCTCCAAGCCGCTCAATAAGCGCGGCAGATGCTTTTGCAGTGCCGCCTGTTGCAAGAAGGTCATCAACAATCAGCACTTTTTGTCCAGGAATAATGGCGTCTTTATGCATTTCAAGAGTGTCCGGACCATATTCTTTTTCATACGTCTCTGAAATTGTTTCTGCTGGCAGTTTTCCTTTTTTTCGCACAGGCACAAAACCGACGCCAAGCTTATGCGCAATAAGCCCGCCAAGGATAAAGCCGCGCGATTCTATTCCTGCAACCAAATCGATTTTCTGTCCGTTGCAGTGCTTTACAATTTCATCAACAACGTATTTGTTTGCTTCTGCGTTCTTGAAAAGCGTTGTGACATCAAAGAACAGGATGCCCTTTTTTGGATAATCCGG
This window of the Nanoarchaeota archaeon genome carries:
- a CDS encoding adenine phosphoribosyltransferase; the encoded protein is MNLKSVIREIPDYPKKGILFFDVTTLFKNAEANKYVVDEIVKHCNGQKIDLVAGIESRGFILGGLIAHKLGVGFVPVRKKGKLPAETISETYEKEYGPDTLEMHKDAIIPGQKVLIVDDLLATGGTAKASAALIERLGGKVAGFTFIIELTFLPGRKTLDGYTVFSLVKYDSEKNIGK